Part of the bacterium genome, AGTTTCTTCATATTAGCCCGCTTTTCTTTTTCCTTTAATTCATCCAGAGGTGTTCCGGCTTTGCTAGCTATTGTTTCTTTAAGGCTTACAGTCGTGCCATTAGGAAACTCATAAGAAGCGTCCAAACTATACTGAAGAAAATTTTTTTTCTTGCGCATTTCATAATAATATAGATTTGTCAATATCTTATAAAACCATGGTCGGAATCTACAACCGGTATGGAAAAGTGCTGCCTTTTGATATAGAGTTAGAAATGCCATCTGGGCTATATCCTCCGCTAACTCAAAATTTCTACTAAGCTTATAAAGGTAGTTCACAGCTCGTTTTTGATACCTTTTTGCCAACATATTGAAGCTTCCACGATCACCATTTTTAAACTTCTCTATTAAAGTTTCATCATCTAGTTCATGTGTACCTGCTGACTTATTTAGTTCTTCCATATTTATATATGCTAAAATAGGTTAAAAGGTTCAATTAAGTTACATGTTTTTTATTAACTTTTCAATTGATTCCTATTTAATTAACGATACAGGTTTAGTATAATATTGCAAATGCTAAAAAACGTAAAATCTATTCATTTTGTTGGCATCGGTGGTATAGGAATGAGCGGGATAGCCTATATTCTGCTTAAATCAGGATATCAGGTAAGCGGCTCAGACAAGGTAACCTCATCAATAATCAATAAACTAAAAATAAATGGTGCGCATATTTTTATCGGACACGATGCTAAGCATATAATAGCTCAGGAGTTAGTTGTTTATTCCACAGCTATCTCAGAATCTAATCCGGAACTTGCTGAAGCCAGAAAAAAGAAAATCCCAATAATTCACAGAGCAGAACTTCTCGCAAAAATAGCAAATAACAAAAAGAGTATATTTGTAACAGGTTGCCATGGAAAAACTACTGTAACATCAATGATTGCGCATATGCTTATAGAAACAGGATACGACCCGACAGTAATAATAGGAGGCGAGATTAGTTCTTTAGGGGGGAATGCCCGCTTAGGGATAAGCCCATGGTTTGTAGCAGAGGCTGATGAAAGTGATAAGTCTTTTTTGAAACTAAATCCATATTTTGGAATTATTACAAATATTGATGAAGACCATCTGGAGCATTATGAAAATCTTGAGAATATCATAAATACGTTCCTGTATTTTACAGAGCGTATAGATAAATCCGGCAGAATATTTTGCTGTATTGACAATAACAACGTAAAAGAATTGATTTTCAAACTACATAAAGGAAAATTCAAAACTCCAATAACAACCTATGGAATGAGCAAGAATGCTGAGATACGGGCTGAGGGCCTGATATGCGAAGCGCTTTCAACACGTTTTGATGTATATAAAAATGCTGAATTACTTGGTTCTTTTACACTCAGCGTTCCGGGAAAACATAATGTACTTAATGCGCTTTCGGCAATTGCGCTTGGCGTGGAAATAGGATTACCCTTTGATGCAATACGGAAAGCCATGCAAGGTTTTAAAGGCGTTGACAGAAGATTCCAGATCAAGGCGAATATTGGAGATGTAATGGTTATAAATGATTATGCTCATCATCCGGCTGAAATTCAAGCTGTTTTAGAAACAGCTAAAAACTTAGGGAGAAAGCGTATTGTGGCTGTATTTCAGCCTCATCGATATACAAGAACTGAAAAGCTATATAAACAATTCGCTGCCTCATTATCAAAAGCTGATAAGGTCATATTAACCGATGTATACAGCGCAGGAGAAGCTCCTATAAAAGGGGCTAATACAGATATAATCTTTAATGCTATGAAAAATAATGGCTACAAAAATGCCGTATATATTCCTGACAAAAGTAGAATTCTCAGTTATCTGAGCAATACTATAGAGAAAGGAGATATAATGCTTTGTATGGGAGCAGGTGATATTTCTGCGGTAGCAGAGGAACTTGCTGAGAAATTAATATGAATAAAAAATTAACTAAAGAGCTCTCTAATTTGATAAAAGGAGAGATCAGGTTTAATGAACTTTTATCCAAGCACACCTCTTTTAGAATTGGCGGCCCTGCAGATGTGTGGATATATCCAAAAGATATCTCAGATATCAAAAACATTCTCATGTTCTGTAATAGTTATAACATTCCTGTTACAACCCTTGGTGGAGGAACAAACGTTTTAATCAGTAGTGATAAAGGAATAAGAGGCGTTGTGTTGAATTTGGAACGTGGGTTATGTGGTATCAAAATAAAAGGAGAACGTATTACTTGTGGGACTGGCGCCTTGCTCTCAAAGCTTCTAAAACAGGCTGCAAGAGAAGAACTTACAGGACTTGAATTTACTGCAGGAATTCCAGGGACTGTTGGCGGCGCAGTGAGTATGAATGCAGGAACGAAAGAAATCCGAAATCCGAAATCCGAAATCCGAAACGTAGAGTATACAGCAATTGGGGATTTGGTTGAATCAGTTAAAGTAATTGATATGAAGGGTAATGTATCTGAACTTGGGAAAAATGATCTGCGTTTTGGGTATCGCAAGTCTAATTTATCTAAATACATAATACTTGAGGTAAAACTAAAACTAAAAACAGGCAGTAAAAAAGAAATCAATGAACGCATATTCAAGCTTTTGGAGCACAAAAAGTCCACACAGGTTCTTGACATACCAAGCGCAGGATGCATATTTAAAAATCCGGATGGCCATTCTTCCGGTAAATTAATTGATCAAACTGGATTAAAAGGGCTTGCTATTGGAGATGCACAGGTCTCAGAGAAACATGCTAACTTTATTGTTAATAATGGCAATGCAAGCGCTCATGATGTACTTGAACTTATTAAAAAAATAAAATCAACAGTTTTTGAAAAAACTGGCATAAAACTAGAAGAAGAAATTAAAATTATAGGAATATGAAAAATAGGCGTATTGCTGTTTTAATGGGAGGGCCTTCTTCTGAGAGAGAAATATCTCTTAAAAGTGGGAATTGTGTACTAAAGGCTCTTAAAGCGGCTCAGCTGAATGTTACCGCTTTTGATGTTAATAGAGAGTTGCCTGACAGGCTGATAAAGGAGAAAATAGATCTGGTATTTATTGCTCTTCACGGGAAACCCGGAGAGGATGGAACAATTCAGGGAATGCTCGATATATTAAATATTCCCTATACGGGTTCAGGAGTTCTTGCAAGTGCACTCTCTATGAATAAAATAGCTTCCAAGCGTTTGTTTCAGACTGCTGGAATTCCGACTCCAGAGTTCAGAGTAATGAGCAAAGGCAAATATCATATTAATACTTTGGAGAACTTTCCTATAGTTGTTAAGCCATCTAGCGAGGGCTCAACAATCGGAATATCTATCGTAAGAAAAGAAGATAAATTCGAGAAAGCTCTGAAAACTGCTTTCCATTATGATGATAATATAATATGCGAAAAGTATATAGACGGAAAAGAAATAACAGTTGGTATATTAGAGGAGAAAGCCTTGCCGGTAATTGAAATTATTCCAAAATTCGGATTTTACGACTTTAATGCAAAATATAAGAAAAAATCCACGGATTTCGTTGTGCCTGCAGAGCTTCAAGAGGAGAAAAGCACACAGATAAAGCAGATAGCTCTCAAGGCGCATAAGATACTTGGATGCTATGGGATGTCAAGAGTGGATATGAAACTTGACTGCAAACTAAATCCCTATGTTTTAGAGATTAATACAATTCCAGGTCTTACAGAAACAAGTCTTCTGCCAAAAGCCGCACAGGCGGCTGGAATAAGTTTTATAGAACTCTGTCTGAGATTACTGGATCTGGCAATCAAGAAACATGAAAAGTAGAAAAACAAAACTTCGCAAGAATGTTAAAATAGCGTCTAGAATCTCTGCTGCACCTCGTTTACATAAGAAGGTAGTTAAAAAGAGAGCACTACAGATAAGTAAAATTTTAACTCTCTTTCTAATCATATATGCTACTTTCTTCATAGTATTAAAATTTAAAAAATTCATTATTCATTCAAATTACTTTTGTATTAATAATGTTATTGTAAATAACGATAAATTTCTTGATAATGTAGTTATTTTAAAGGAAATTAATAGCATAAAAGGTAAGAATATTTTTACTCTTGATATCGACACATTGAGATCACACTGTGAGGCACTAGCAAATGTAAAGACGGTTGTTATTGAACGCTCATTTCCAAATACGATTTTAGTAGATATAACAGAAAGAATTCCTATTGGACAAATATCATACAGTCGTAATATATATGGGATAGATGAAGATGGAATAATTATTAAGCTTAATGATTCAAGAGGGTTGCCGGAAATAATAGGATTGAAAATAAACAATGTATATTCAGGAGAAAATATTGCATCTAATCCCGAAGTGTCTGAATTAATAAAAAAGATTATTGCAATTATAAAGACTTATAATATGGGAAGACTTGCTGAATTTGGCAGTTTAAAGAATATAAATGTTAAAGAATCTAAAAATCTAATTCTTGACTTTATGTGTCAAGATAATGAAATAAAAATCAAAATAGGCAAAACTGACTTTGAAGAAAAACTCGCAATATTAGAGGATCTTCTAAGTAGACTTGGACAAACTCAAAGGGAAAAACTTCTCTATATAGATCTGCGTTTTGGAGCGGATTTAAACGCTATTCCTGTAAAATACAGAAAGTAAACTCATGCGAACTCGAAAAGACATTGTAACAGCACTGGATATAGGAACTTCTAAAATATGCGCCATGGTTGGCAAATTAGACAAAGAGAATAGCATAGAAATTATAGGGATGGGAACTGTTCCTACCAAAGGCCTGAAAAAAGGGCTTATTGTTAATATTGATATTGTGACTGATGATATCAAGGAAGCTCTTAGAGAGGCAGAAAAGACATCGGAATTAGAAATTTCGTCTGTATTTATGGGAATCGGCGGTGGACATATCAAGACAGTTAATAGTAAAGGTAGTGTTCCAGTTAGAAGAGAAGATAGAGAGATAACAATTGAAGATACTCGAAACGTGATAGAAACAGCTAAAGCAATTGCTTTGCCAGAAGGGAGAGAGATTATTCAGGTTTTACCTCAAGACTTCATTGTGGACGGACAGGCAGAGATTAAGGATCCAATCGGCATGAATGGTGTAAAACTTGAAATAATGACACATATTGTTACTGGAATGATAACACATACACAGAATTTCATAAAAAGCGTCAATCAGGCTGGGTTTAAGATAGAAGATATTATATTTAATCTATTAGCTTCTTCTGAATCAGTACTATCGCAGAGTGAAAAGGAGCTTGGCGTTGTATTGATTGAAATGGGAGCAGGCACAACAAATTTTGTTATTTTTGAAAAAGATAGCTTGAAGTACTCTCAGGTACTAGCAATAGGCGGTAATCATATAACAAATGACATAGCTATAGGTCTTCATATCTCTACACCGGAAGCGGAGAAAATAAAGAAAAAATACGGTGCTGGATTAGACATGGAAACAAATACTAATAATCAAGAAGACCCAAATCATTTCTCACCGTATCAGCTTTCGGAGATTGTTCAACCCAGGATTGCAGAAACTATCCGAATTGTAAAGGAAGAGATAGAAAGAGCTGATTTCGTAAATTTAATTGCCTCTGGAGTAGTTCTCACGGGTGGCAGTTCTTTACTTAAGGGAATGTCTTCAACCGCAAGAGATATATTCAATCTGCCAACAAGAATAGGTACGCCAAACCTTGCGTACCAGCTTGGAGACATACCTGAGGGACCAAGCTATTCAACGTGTATCGGCCTATTACAACATGGTTCTGACTTCAGAAAATTTGGAGGAACGTCAAAATTTGAAAATAAAAATCTTATGGGTAGAATGACAGGAAGTGTAAAGAAGATATTTGGAGATTTTTTCTAATGTTTGAAATAGTTGAAGAGACGACAGCAGGTGCAAGTATCAAACTGGTTGGAGTTGGTGGAGGAGGTAATAATTCTGTAGATGCAATATATAAAAAAGGCCTCTCTGGAATAGAATATATTAATATTAACACAGATATACAGGCTCTTAAAGCATCTATTGTTCCCCATAAAATTCAAATCGGGCTAAAGACAACAGAAGGAGTTGGAACAGGTTCTAATATAGATTTAGGACGCCGCAGTCTGAATGAAAGTAGAGCAGAAGTTGCTGAAGCATTAAAAAACTCAGACATTGTATTTGTAACCTGTGGACTTGGAGGTGGAACAGGCACAGGGGCAGCACCACTCATCTGCGAAATTGCCCAGGAACTGGGGGCGCTAACAATAGCAATAGTTACAAGTCCTTTTCTATTTGAAGGGAAAAAAAGATGTTTGCAGGCTAAAGATGGATTAGGAGCAATAAAGGAAAAATCCAATGCAACAATCTCTATCCCAAACCAGAAACTTTTTGGAACAATTGACAAAGAATCATCTTTTTTAAAAGCATTTGAATTTGCAAACAACACTCTATTTGACACTATTAGTGCAATCTCTGACCTAGTAACTGCCCCAGGAATAATAAATCTTGATATATCAGACATTCGGCAGGTAATAGCCCATGGCAAGGAGGCTACCTTAGCAGTAGGAACTGCATATGGTGAAGAGAGAACATCCTCTGTTGTAAAGAATGCTCTTTTATGTCCGCTCTTAGAAGAGGTTGATGTTAAGAGTGCAAAGACAATGCTTGTTAATATAACAGGTGACGAAGATCTCAGCTTTGGAGAAGTTGAAAAAATCATTGATAATGTTCGTAAAGCGGTTACACACAGTGTCAATATAGTATTTGGAGCTATTATAGATAAAAAAGTAAATAATAAGCTGAAACTTACAATTATTGCTACTGATATCCCATCTCTAGAAAAAAAGGAAGCAAAATTCATCTCAGACGTCTCAGGAGTTCATAGAAAGGAAGCTACAATAAAGGATCGAGTTATGCGGGAAAAAGTGAATAGAGAGCTAGGAGGTGACAGTAATTTAGACATACCAACATTTTTAAGAACTAAACCAGGTTAGAATTTCATCCCCTGACCCTCTCTTAAAAAGAGAGGGAAAGATGAGTAATACAAGGAGAAAAATGGACATAGAAAAATATCTCAAAGAACTGGTTCAAAAAAACGGTACGGATTTACATCTGAAAGCGGGCAGCTCTGCTAAAATTAGAATAAATGGAGAGTTATGTTCATATGGCGAAATACTTTCTTCAAAAGATACCAGAGAAATTGCTCTTGAGTTAATGAATGACGAACAAAGGCAAAAGTTTGATAAAGAATTTGAGATGGATATTTCATACGGAGTTTCGAATTTAGGACGCTTCAGGGTTAATATTTTCTATCAGAGAGGAACTGTGGGATTGGTTTTGAGAAGGGTAAGAACACAGATAGGATCATTTAAAGAGCTAAATCTGCCTTCTACGTTAGAGAAGATATCCCTGTCAAACAGAGGTTTAATCATTGTTTCTGGCACAACAAGTTGTGGAAAATCAACAACTGTTGCATCTATGATAAATTATATAAACGAGAACTTGAATCGTCATATTATCACAGTTGAAGATCCTATTGAGTTTCTCCATAAAGACAAAAAAAGCATTGTGAATCAGAGAGAAGTACATATAGATACATCTTCATACGCTATCGCATTGCGCCATGCCATGCGCCAGGATCCAGATGTTATTCTAATAGGCGAAATGAGAGATATTGAAAGTTTTCATATTGCTCTAGGTGCGGCAGAAACGGGACATATTGTACTCACAACACTTCATTCAACTGATACGTCAGGCGTATTTGGCAGAATACTTGATTTTTTCCCTCCGTCTCAACATCATCAGATCAGAATGCAACTTTCTCTTAATCTTAAAGCTGTCATTTGCCAGCGGCTTATACCAAGAATGGACAAGGATGGCCTAACACCTGCAGTGGAAATATTGATAAATACCCCTGTGGTTTCTAGATTAATAAGGGAAAACAGACTGAATAAGATAATATCTGCTATTCAAGGTGGACAGGAAGATGGTATGCAGACATTTAATATGTCCCTGGTTAAATTATGCAAAGAGGGCTTTATAAGCAGAGAACAAGCTATGGCCAATGCGACAAATCCTGAAGCGTTAAAAATGAATCTTGAAGGAATCTTTCTTGATGAAGATAAACAGATACTCGGCAGTTGAAGCATTAAGAAAAGGGAAAGTTATAGTTCTTCCAACTGATACTGTTTATGGCCTTGGATGCATGTGCAATAGTGAACAAGCCGCAAATAGGATTTATGACCTAAAAAACAGAGATCGCAGAAAACCATTAATTTTATTTGTTTCTAATTTAAAGCAGGTAAAAGACCTTGCCTGCAATATCCCTCAAATAGCAAAAGAGCTTATGAACAAGTTCTGGCCCGGTCCGCTCACAATTATCTTAAGAGCAAAAGAAAATATTCCAATATCTCAAGCATGTATCTTTAAAACAGATAATTTCAATACGATAAGTTTCAGAATACCTAATCATCCAATACCGCGATTTCTAGTAAAGGAGTTAGGAGTGCCGCTTGCTACAACAAGTGCTAATATCTCTGGATATAACTATCAAGCGACTTCAGTTAAGATACTAGAGAGGATATTTGAGAATAAAGTAGATTTATGTATTGACGATAATGAGATGCCAACTGGGATAGAATCCACTGTTATAGACTGCAGTGTCAGTCCGCCTTCAATATTACGTGAAGGCGCATTAGCAAGTCAGATAAAATCATGCTTAACACGCTTTCAATAGATGTAGAAGAAATGTTAAAATACAATAATTGAAACATTAATGAATTGGAGAATGAATATGACAAAACGAGAAAATATAATCAGAATACTTAAAAGACAAGGAGGAGAACACATTCCATTTGAACTGTCATTTACACCTAAACTTCAAAAAGAGTTTGAGCAGAGAACAGAAACCAATAATGTGTCGGAATATTATGATTTTGACTTCAGAGATGTAGGACTAAATCCATCTAGAATCAAGTTGGATTTCAGTAGATATTATGAAGGAAAATCCCTCAAGGAAGGTTATTATCTTGATGATTTAGGTGTAGCTCATGAACCGGGGTCATTAGAGCACTTTACACACTATATTTCTCCGCTAGCCGGCTCGGATACAACAACAAAAGATATTGAGGAATATCCGATGTCAGACCGTGAAGCAGATTACCGCTATGAAGGGAAAGATAAGCACGTCTCAGATATTCATAAAAAGGGGTACGCTGTGTGCGCATTTGTTGGGCATACTTTTGAAAGTGCCTGGCAAATTCGAGGAATGGAGGACATGCTGATGAACTTTTATGATAATCCAAATTTAGCACATACTCTGCTTGAACGCATAGCAGAGAAAAACATAGTTGCTTCAAGAAAATTTGCTGAAGCTGGAGTTGATATTGTAAAGCTCGGTGATGATGTAGGAACCCAAACAGGAATGATGATGAGTCCAGACATATGGCGCGAATTTTTAAAACCACGTTTGGAACGACAGATCAGAGCGGCGAAAGACGTAAATCCGAATGTTCTTACATGGTATCACTCAGACGGCAACATTGAAGTCATTATCCCTGAACTTATTGAGATTGGATTGGACATTCTCAACCCTGTACAGCCTGAGTGCATGGATCCCGTCATAATGAAAAATAAGTATGGAGATAAACTCTCCTTTTGGGGAACGATTGGCACACAATCTACAATGCCATTTGGCACCCCTCAAGATGTAAAAGATGTTGTAAAGAATATGATAGAAAAGGTTGGACACGACGGAGGACTAGTTCTCGCACCAACACATGTACTGGAACCAGAAGTTCCGTGGGAAAATATTGATACATTTGTAGAAGCGTGTAAAGAGTATGGTGTACTAAACTAATCCTCTCGAAAAGATATTGTCCAACCCTAAAATACAATATGGGTCAAGTGTTTTCTTAACCCTTACCATCTCTAATATTCCTTCTCTGCCATACATTACTTCCAAATACTTGTGCTTTATCTTCCCTATGCCATGTTCTGCAGACACTGTCCCTCCCATTTCCACTGCTTTATGGACAGCTTTGCTGCATATACCATTAACTATTGTTTTTTCTTTCTCATTCTTTGGGAAAAAATTAAGATGCAGATGGTTTTCTCCAATATGTCCATAGAGAACAAATTGAATCTTCTCATTATCTAAAGCATGTTTGTAAAAATAGAAAAGCTTCTCAAATGATTCATCAGGCACAGCAATATCAAGAGCGATCTTGTGTGATTTAATCTCTTTAAAGTAATCTCTTACTTTTTCCGGAAGCTTGTGCCGAAAATTTATAAGCTCCTGATATCTCTTTTTATCCTGGCTTATCCATGTATCAATAACTTCATATTTATCCAGAAGATTTAACCATGCATCCAGAGTATTCTCCCCTTCTTCCTCTTCTATGTAGACAGCTGCTGTTGAATTATCTGGTATGCTCTGAAAATCGCTTCTTAAAAAGTCCAGGCTGTTTTTGTCAAAATATTCTAAGGAAACTGGATTTAGACCTGAATTATTCTTAATTTCAGAAACAAATTCTAAAAGCCTTTGTTCATCGGGTAGAAAGATAACCATTATGAACCGAGACTGCAGATCATCAATTATTTCAACCTCTGCCTCTGTAACTACTCCTAATGTGCCCTCTGAACCAATGAATAAGTCAATTAAATCCATTTGCGGCTTTGAAAAATAACCTGCAGCATTCTTAACTTGCGGACTGATATAAGAAGGAATCTTGATGTTTAATTCGTCTATTCTAATAATTCCCTCCTTATTTGCAAAAATCTTGCCTCTTTCTATATTCAGAAGTTTGCCTGTAGAAAGCAGGACTTTAATCCTTCTTACA contains:
- a CDS encoding sigma-70 family RNA polymerase sigma factor, yielding MEELNKSAGTHELDDETLIEKFKNGDRGSFNMLAKRYQKRAVNYLYKLSRNFELAEDIAQMAFLTLYQKAALFHTGCRFRPWFYKILTNLYYYEMRKKKNFLQYSLDASYEFPNGTTVSLKETIASKAGTPLDELKEKEKRANMKKLIASLPHKQKAALVLYIYNGLNYKDIALTLGCSAGTVKSRIHYALRSLGEKVSQLKREGRI
- a CDS encoding UDP-N-acetylmuramate--L-alanine ligase; this encodes MLKNVKSIHFVGIGGIGMSGIAYILLKSGYQVSGSDKVTSSIINKLKINGAHIFIGHDAKHIIAQELVVYSTAISESNPELAEARKKKIPIIHRAELLAKIANNKKSIFVTGCHGKTTVTSMIAHMLIETGYDPTVIIGGEISSLGGNARLGISPWFVAEADESDKSFLKLNPYFGIITNIDEDHLEHYENLENIINTFLYFTERIDKSGRIFCCIDNNNVKELIFKLHKGKFKTPITTYGMSKNAEIRAEGLICEALSTRFDVYKNAELLGSFTLSVPGKHNVLNALSAIALGVEIGLPFDAIRKAMQGFKGVDRRFQIKANIGDVMVINDYAHHPAEIQAVLETAKNLGRKRIVAVFQPHRYTRTEKLYKQFAASLSKADKVILTDVYSAGEAPIKGANTDIIFNAMKNNGYKNAVYIPDKSRILSYLSNTIEKGDIMLCMGAGDISAVAEELAEKLI
- the murB gene encoding UDP-N-acetylmuramate dehydrogenase — protein: MNKKLTKELSNLIKGEIRFNELLSKHTSFRIGGPADVWIYPKDISDIKNILMFCNSYNIPVTTLGGGTNVLISSDKGIRGVVLNLERGLCGIKIKGERITCGTGALLSKLLKQAAREELTGLEFTAGIPGTVGGAVSMNAGTKEIRNPKSEIRNVEYTAIGDLVESVKVIDMKGNVSELGKNDLRFGYRKSNLSKYIILEVKLKLKTGSKKEINERIFKLLEHKKSTQVLDIPSAGCIFKNPDGHSSGKLIDQTGLKGLAIGDAQVSEKHANFIVNNGNASAHDVLELIKKIKSTVFEKTGIKLEEEIKIIGI
- a CDS encoding D-alanine--D-alanine ligase, producing the protein MKNRRIAVLMGGPSSEREISLKSGNCVLKALKAAQLNVTAFDVNRELPDRLIKEKIDLVFIALHGKPGEDGTIQGMLDILNIPYTGSGVLASALSMNKIASKRLFQTAGIPTPEFRVMSKGKYHINTLENFPIVVKPSSEGSTIGISIVRKEDKFEKALKTAFHYDDNIICEKYIDGKEITVGILEEKALPVIEIIPKFGFYDFNAKYKKKSTDFVVPAELQEEKSTQIKQIALKAHKILGCYGMSRVDMKLDCKLNPYVLEINTIPGLTETSLLPKAAQAAGISFIELCLRLLDLAIKKHEK
- a CDS encoding FtsQ-type POTRA domain-containing protein, whose translation is MKSRKTKLRKNVKIASRISAAPRLHKKVVKKRALQISKILTLFLIIYATFFIVLKFKKFIIHSNYFCINNVIVNNDKFLDNVVILKEINSIKGKNIFTLDIDTLRSHCEALANVKTVVIERSFPNTILVDITERIPIGQISYSRNIYGIDEDGIIIKLNDSRGLPEIIGLKINNVYSGENIASNPEVSELIKKIIAIIKTYNMGRLAEFGSLKNINVKESKNLILDFMCQDNEIKIKIGKTDFEEKLAILEDLLSRLGQTQREKLLYIDLRFGADLNAIPVKYRK
- the ftsA gene encoding cell division protein FtsA: MRTRKDIVTALDIGTSKICAMVGKLDKENSIEIIGMGTVPTKGLKKGLIVNIDIVTDDIKEALREAEKTSELEISSVFMGIGGGHIKTVNSKGSVPVRREDREITIEDTRNVIETAKAIALPEGREIIQVLPQDFIVDGQAEIKDPIGMNGVKLEIMTHIVTGMITHTQNFIKSVNQAGFKIEDIIFNLLASSESVLSQSEKELGVVLIEMGAGTTNFVIFEKDSLKYSQVLAIGGNHITNDIAIGLHISTPEAEKIKKKYGAGLDMETNTNNQEDPNHFSPYQLSEIVQPRIAETIRIVKEEIERADFVNLIASGVVLTGGSSLLKGMSSTARDIFNLPTRIGTPNLAYQLGDIPEGPSYSTCIGLLQHGSDFRKFGGTSKFENKNLMGRMTGSVKKIFGDFF
- the ftsZ gene encoding cell division protein FtsZ, which translates into the protein MFEIVEETTAGASIKLVGVGGGGNNSVDAIYKKGLSGIEYININTDIQALKASIVPHKIQIGLKTTEGVGTGSNIDLGRRSLNESRAEVAEALKNSDIVFVTCGLGGGTGTGAAPLICEIAQELGALTIAIVTSPFLFEGKKRCLQAKDGLGAIKEKSNATISIPNQKLFGTIDKESSFLKAFEFANNTLFDTISAISDLVTAPGIINLDISDIRQVIAHGKEATLAVGTAYGEERTSSVVKNALLCPLLEEVDVKSAKTMLVNITGDEDLSFGEVEKIIDNVRKAVTHSVNIVFGAIIDKKVNNKLKLTIIATDIPSLEKKEAKFISDVSGVHRKEATIKDRVMREKVNRELGGDSNLDIPTFLRTKPG
- a CDS encoding PilT/PilU family type 4a pilus ATPase, with the protein product MSNTRRKMDIEKYLKELVQKNGTDLHLKAGSSAKIRINGELCSYGEILSSKDTREIALELMNDEQRQKFDKEFEMDISYGVSNLGRFRVNIFYQRGTVGLVLRRVRTQIGSFKELNLPSTLEKISLSNRGLIIVSGTTSCGKSTTVASMINYINENLNRHIITVEDPIEFLHKDKKSIVNQREVHIDTSSYAIALRHAMRQDPDVILIGEMRDIESFHIALGAAETGHIVLTTLHSTDTSGVFGRILDFFPPSQHHQIRMQLSLNLKAVICQRLIPRMDKDGLTPAVEILINTPVVSRLIRENRLNKIISAIQGGQEDGMQTFNMSLVKLCKEGFISREQAMANATNPEALKMNLEGIFLDEDKQILGS
- a CDS encoding threonylcarbamoyl-AMP synthase, yielding MKINRYSAVEALRKGKVIVLPTDTVYGLGCMCNSEQAANRIYDLKNRDRRKPLILFVSNLKQVKDLACNIPQIAKELMNKFWPGPLTIILRAKENIPISQACIFKTDNFNTISFRIPNHPIPRFLVKELGVPLATTSANISGYNYQATSVKILERIFENKVDLCIDDNEMPTGIESTVIDCSVSPPSILREGALASQIKSCLTRFQ
- a CDS encoding uroporphyrinogen decarboxylase family protein, with the protein product MTKRENIIRILKRQGGEHIPFELSFTPKLQKEFEQRTETNNVSEYYDFDFRDVGLNPSRIKLDFSRYYEGKSLKEGYYLDDLGVAHEPGSLEHFTHYISPLAGSDTTTKDIEEYPMSDREADYRYEGKDKHVSDIHKKGYAVCAFVGHTFESAWQIRGMEDMLMNFYDNPNLAHTLLERIAEKNIVASRKFAEAGVDIVKLGDDVGTQTGMMMSPDIWREFLKPRLERQIRAAKDVNPNVLTWYHSDGNIEVIIPELIEIGLDILNPVQPECMDPVIMKNKYGDKLSFWGTIGTQSTMPFGTPQDVKDVVKNMIEKVGHDGGLVLAPTHVLEPEVPWENIDTFVEACKEYGVLN
- a CDS encoding FAD-binding oxidoreductase, with protein sequence MIIKRDKDQIIGYLEDASNLEGGNADILYIPESEDDVKEVVCECASKKIPLTISAGGTGTVGSRVSRNGAILSVERLNKILSIDKENKRAVLQSGVIINDFLGVLSEQNLFYPPFPTERTAFIGGNIATNASGEYSYYFGSTRNYVRRIKVLLSTGKLLNIERGKIFANKEGIIRIDELNIKIPSYISPQVKNAAGYFSKPQMDLIDLFIGSEGTLGVVTEAEVEIIDDLQSRFIMVIFLPDEQRLLEFVSEIKNNSGLNPVSLEYFDKNSLDFLRSDFQSIPDNSTAAVYIEEEEGENTLDAWLNLLDKYEVIDTWISQDKKRYQELINFRHKLPEKVRDYFKEIKSHKIALDIAVPDESFEKLFYFYKHALDNEKIQFVLYGHIGENHLHLNFFPKNEKEKTIVNGICSKAVHKAVEMGGTVSAEHGIGKIKHKYLEVMYGREGILEMVRVKKTLDPYCILGLDNIFSRGLV